A segment of the Candidatus Binataceae bacterium genome:
TGACCAGCATGTCGCTGTTTTCAATCGACTGCCATCCGCGAATCGATGAGCCGTCGAAGCCGAGGCCCTCGTCGAACGGCGACTCATCCTGGAATTCGCTGATCGGCGCGCTGAAGTGTTGCCACTGCCCCAGCAGGTCCATGAACTTCAGGTCCACGGACGTGGCGCCCTTGTCCTTGATCATCTGGAGAACTTGTTTGGGAGTCATCGAACGCGTAACCCTCCTGGCCGCTTTAGGGGCGGCAACCCCATATATTTTTCCGATTGAGACCGACGTCGCCCGCGATTAAATTTGCGAACTCACTTTCGTATGTACGATAGCGGACTCGCGCCCGTCGCGGCGAACGACACTGGTACGTACGCGGCGTATCACGCTTTCTGTCACGAAAATTCACCTAACGCAAACACCCGCATTACTTCTGAAACACGAGTCGCACAGATGCGGTTTGATGCCGTTTTAGGCATCATCATGCCGACCGCACAGGCTTGGCCGCGGCCCGCGCTGTTGCGAAGCAATGCAATTTGCCCGCATCACGGCTCCGAAATTCCGCGGCTCCGCTAAACGTAGCGCCGCACCTCAGCCAACGGTCCGCAACAACGCAAAGTAGATGCCAAGCAGCGCGAGGCCCATCGGGACGCCGATTTTCGCCCAGGCGGCGGCGCCAATCCGCAGCGCGCCGGCAGCCACGATATTCGGGATGTTGCCCGGGATGAGCATCCCGCCCGCCACCAGCAGGGCGACTATCGCCTCGCGTGCCCGCGCCGGGTCCATCGGATGCATCTCCAGGGCGACCAGCGTCGCGTTGTCCATCGCGGCCGAAACCGAGTTCGCCCAAAACAGCGCCGAGTGCCCAAGCATCGGGACGTAACGCGCCGCGAGCGGCGCGAAGGCTTCGCCCACGAGCACCAGCCCCGCGATGAAGCAGTAAACTTCAAGTCCGCGGAGCAGGGCGAGGACGACTGACTCGCGAACGAGCACCACGGTCGGCGCCCCGGCGGCGGCATCGAAACCGTCATCGCCCATGGCAAAGAGGGCGGCGGCGATCGCGCAGGCGAGCATCCCCGGTAACACGTACGGCGCAAGCATCGCGAAGAGGCCCCCGAAGTCGAGCCCAAGGCCGCTCGCCGCGAGCGTCGAGAGCGGCCCACCGAGCGGTGTCAGCGCGGAGCCCAGGCCGATGACGAAACATCCGGCGACCGCGACTTTGGTGCGCGCGCCCGGACCCAGGCGCATCAGCTCGATCAATTCCGTCAGCATCAGCGCCGCGACGACCGCGGTGAGGATCGCGGAGAGCAGGCCGATCGCCAGGGCCGCTCCGCCGCATAGCAGCGGACGCGCGATCCGCGCCTGCATCCATCCAAGAGCGCGATCGAGCGAGCCGCGCACGCGGCCGAACACGACGTCGGCGACGATCACCGCGAGCGTGATCCAAAGCGGCACGCGTGCGGCGCGGCCCACGACCTCCCATCGCCAAGCCCGCGCAAGCGTCATCGAGATCAGCCCCATCGCGAGGAAAAAGATCTCGATCCGCTCTTCGATCGTGCGCGATACGACCGGCCCAAGCAGCAGCAGTCCGAGGAGCACGACGGCAGCCGCCGGGCTCATCGCAAATCAACCGGGTGCGGGATTTGAAGCGGCCGCGAACGCATCCGATTCTTATAAACGAGCGCGGCAACGCGGTCGATGCTGAGCCGCAGTGCGCGCGGGTTACATTGGCTGCGCACGGGTTGTAATAATGGGGTCAGTGGTTAAGATGCGCGTAGCCTGATCGGCGCGAAGCGGTCGCCCGCGGCTTTTGCCTTTGCAGGCGATGTTTTCAACCGCTCTTATATTTTTCGCATGAACCTTAGCATCGACGGGATGGTGACATGGATTTCGATCTGACCGGGGCGCAGCGGGAAATCGTCGAGGGCGTGCGCGCGATGTGCGCGCGCTTCACCGACGAATACTGGCGCGCCAAGGACGCGGCGCACGAATTTCCGCACGACTTCTACCAGGCCGTGGCCAAGGCCGGTTACCTCGGCGTGGCTATCCCCGAGGAATACGGCGGCAGCGGACTGGGCATCACGGAGGCCGCGCTGGTGATGCGCGAGGTCGCGTATGCCGGCGCGATGAACGCGGCCAGCGCCATCCATCTGTCGATCTTCGGGCTCACCCCGATCGTGCTGCACGGCAGCGAAGAGATGAAGCGCCGCCATCTGCCGCGCGTCGTCAGCGGCGAGTTGCACGCGGCCTTTGCCGTGACCGAGCCCGACGCCGGCAACGACATCACCCACATCAAGACTTTCGCCCGGCGCGAGGGCGACAACTACGTCATCAACGGGCGCAAGGTCTTCACCACCAAGGCGCAGGAAGCCCACAAGATGCTGCTGCTCACGCGCACCACACCGTTCGAGCAGGCGGCGAAGAAGACCGAGGGGATGAGCCTGTTCTTTGCCGACCTCGACCGCGACGCGATCGAGGTGCGCGAGCTGCTCAAGCTCGGGCGCCACGCGGTGGACACCAACATGCTCTTCATCGACAACCTGAAGGTGTCGGCGGCCGATCTGATCGGCGAGGAGGGCAAGGGCTTCCGCTACCTGATCGACGGGCTGAACCCGGAGCGCATCCTGATCGCGTCGGAAGCGATCGGGATCGGGCGCGCGGCGGTGGACAAAGCGGTGCGTTACGCCAAGGAACGGATCGTCTTCGGACGACCGATCGGCCAGAACCAGGCCATCGCGCATCCGCTCGCCGACGCTTACGCCAAGCTCGAGGTGGCCGAGTTGATGATGATGAAGGCGGCGTGGCTGTTCGACCATCGCAAGCCCTGCGGACCCGAGGCCAATATCGCCAAGCTGCGCGCCGCGGAAGCCGGCTTCGAGGCCTGCGACCGCGCGGTGCAGACGCTCGGCGGCTATGGCTACATGCGCGAGTACGACGTCGAGCGCTATTTTCGCGAGTGCCGGATGCTGAAGATCGCGCCGGTCTCGCAGGAGATGGTGCTTAACACGATAAGCGAGCACGTGCTGCATTTGCCGCGTTCGTACTGAACCGCGTCGCAAGCCTGCGCCGGCGCCATGCGCAAAGGTACGCTTTTCATCCTGCTGGGAGCGATGGCTTTCGCGGCGATCGTGTTCGTGCTGCTGACGCGCACGCAGCCGGTCAAGGTGCTCGACAGCCATTTCGAACACGAAGGCGACAGCGTCTTCGTGTCGGGCGATTTGCGCAACACCGGCGCCAAGCCGGCGACGCTCGACCTGGAGATTCACTACTACGACAGCGCGGGACGGCCGCTCGGAGAGGACCGGATGCAGGTCGGCCCGCTCGAGGCCGGCGCCGAGCGGCATTTTCGCGGCCCCGCGCACGTGCCCGGCACGGTCGCGAATTTCTCGCTCTATCTCAACCAGGGGCGCAATCCTTACGGTAATTGAGGGCTTAGGGCTCCGCGGCGGGGGGCGCCGGAGGTCTAGCGCCGATAGGGGATATCGATGGCAAAAGCGAACCAGCGAACCTTCGGCGCGGTCATCCGCGAGCGCCGCCGCCGGCTCGACCTCACGCAGGAGGAAGTTGCCCGGCGGATCAGAACTTCGACCCCGTACATCGGTCACCTCGAATCCGGCAAGCGCCATCCTTCGGAGAAGGTGATCGCACGGCTAAGCGACGTGCTGGGCCTGCAAAGCCGCGAGCTGTTTCTGCTCGCCAACCCCCGCGCGCGCGATCTGCTGAGTAGCGCGAACAGCGGCGGCGGCGGGAATCATCGCTCGGTCTGGGAGGAGTTCCGCAACGACGAGCGCCTGCGGCGCGCCCACAGCATCAGCGCCGAGGAAATGGACGTGCTGGGGCGGGTGGCCGCGATGGGCGAGGCGCACTCGCCGCGCGACTTCATTTATATTCTGAACGCCATTCGCCACGCGCTCAGCCACTAGCACGGCGCGCGGATAACAACGGCGGCGCCCGCAGTGGCAAAGTCGGCAGCATCCAATTAAGCTCGCGCGAACTGACGATGCCCGAATCACTATCAGCCGAGGCCGCGGTGGCGATGGCGGCGCGATGGCCGCGGCGCTACACCGTCATCGTCCTGTTCGCGCTGTCGACGGTGCTGTGCTACGTCGACCGCGTCAACATCTCGATCGCGATCATCCCGCTCGCCCATGCCAAGGGCTACAGCGACGCCGAGCGCGGCCTCATCCTGTCGTCGTTTTTCTGGGGCTACCTGTGGTTTCAGTTGCCCGGCGGACTGCTCGCCGATCGCTTCGGCGGCAAACGCGTACTGGGCGCGGGCGTCGCGCTGTGGTCGGTCGCGACCTTTCTGACGCCTCTGGCAACCGTGTCTTTCGGCCTGCTGCTGCTGATGCGGGGCGCGCTCGGCGCGGGCGAGGCCGTCAACTTCCCCGCGATCCATTCGATCGCCGCGCGCTGGACGCCGTCCTCCGAACGGGCGCGCGCGATCTCGCTGCACTTAAGCGGCACCGCGCTCGGCACCATCGTCGCGCTGCTCGCGAGCCCGCCGATCATAATCGCCTTCGGATGGGAAGCCGTGTTCTACATCTCAGGGTTGATCGGACTGGCATGGCTTGCGGTCTGGTGGTGGAAGGCGGATGACCGGCCCGAGGATTCGTCCGGCGTTACGCCCGGCGAACTGGCGGAAATACGCGCAGGGCGGCAGGATGTCGGCGCCGCCGAGGCGATCCCGTGGGGCGAAATCTGCCGCGAGCCGGCGGTGTGGGCGATCGTGATGGCCCATCTCTGCAACAACTACGGCTTCTACATCCTGTTGCTCTGGCTGCCGAGCTACCTGGACCAAACCTTCCACGTTCCGCTCAGGGACCTTGGCGTGATGGCAGTGATGCCGTACGTGGGGGCCTTCGTGATCTCCAATTGCAGCGGATGGCTCGCCGACAGCCTGCAGCGTCGAGGGATGCGGATGACGGCAGTGCGCAAGACGCTGGTGACGATCGCGTTCGGACTCGCCTCGCTCGCGGTCTGCGCGATGCCGCTCGCACACACGGCCACGCAGGCTGTGGTGCTCGCGACTCTGGCGGTCAGCGGCGGCTCGATCGGGTTGGGCGGATGGGGCGTCAACCATCTGGACGTCGCGCCGCGTTACGCGGGAATCCTGATGGGCATCTCGAATACCTTCGCCACCCTGCCCGGCATCGTCGGTGTCGCCGCCACCGGCTTTATCGTGCAGGCGACCGGCTCCTACTCCGACGTGTTCTATATTGCCGCCGCGGTTTACCTGGCCGGACTCGTTGCCTTCGACGTCTGGGGCAGCGGTGAGCGCAAAATCTGAGCGGGCGACGAGCGCGGCGCTGCCCGCGTTGCCTTTACAATTACTTTTTGATCACCAGCCTGCTGAGCGCCGCGTGCAGCGCCGGTCCTGCGGCGACGAAGCCGTCGAGCTTGACGTGCTTGCGATTGAAGCGGATCGGATGGCCGTGGATGTCGGTCATCAAGCCGCCCGCTTCGGCAATCAGCGCGGCACCCGAGGCGATATCCCACTCGCTCTTGGGCGTGGCGGTGAAAGTTGCGTCGGCCTGTCCCGCCGCCACCAGCGCGAGCTTGTAGGCGACGCTGCCGATCGGCTTGGCGACGATCGTGTCCTTGTAGGCGCCCCACTCGCCGCGCGCCGTCTCGCTGCGGCTTGCGAGCACTACCGAGCCGGCGAGGCCGGCGGCATCGGTCACGTGAACGGGACGATCGCCGAGAAAGCATCCGGCGCCGCGCGCGGCCCAGAACAGTTCGTTGCTGATCGGATTGTAGGTCACGCCGAGCACGGGCACGCCGTCTTCGGCGAGCGCGATCGCGACCACGAATTCCGGCAGGCCCTTGATGAATTCCTTGGTACCGTCGAGCGGGTCGACGATCCATACCCGCCGGCGCGCAAGCCGCTCGGCATTGTCGGCGGTCTCCTCGGAGAGCCATCCGTAATCCGGAAAGGCGCCGCGCAGATGCTCGCGCAGCGCGGCGTCGGCCTCGAGGTCGGCCGAGGTCACGGGATTGTCGCGCCCTTTGGAGCCGACCTCGTAACCGCCGTCGCGGAAATGGCGGCGCAGGATTTCTCCCGCTTCCAGAGCGCCCGCGCGCGCGTGCTCGACCTCGCTCGCCAGCTCTCCGCCCGGCGCCCGCTTCGTCACGTGCCGTTCGCGCGCGCTCATGATTCGCCGCGGCGCAGGCGCTTGCGGCGCACGCGTTCGTAGGCGGTGCGCAGCCGCGCGCTCATCGCCTCGCGCTCGTCATAGAGCCGGCGCTGCTTGCGCGGCTTGCGGCGCGCGAGCGCGTAAGCCGTGATGAGCGGCAGCGCCACGGTCGAATCGACGTAGCAAACCACCGAGTCGGGCAGCCGGTTGGGATCGATCTTGCCCCAGCTCACGGCCTCCGAGGGCGTCGCGCCGCTGAGGCCGCCGGTGTCGGGCCGCGCGTCCGTCACCTGGAGAAAATAGTCGTGGCCCTTTTCCGCCACGCCCATGACTTCCTGGATCTGCGGCTCGGTCTGCAGGACGAAATTCTTGGGCGAGCCGCCGCCCAGGATGAATACCGCGCTCTTCATCCCGGCGGCCTTGGCCGCGTATACGATCGAGGCGGTTTCGTTGACATCGGCGAGCGGATCGAGGCGCAGGCCGTAGCCCTCGACTTCGAGCAGCGCGAGGTTCATGCCGATCGACGAATCGCCAGGCGACGAAGTGTAAATCGGCACTCCGCATCGATGCGCCGCCGCCAGCATCGAGCGGCTCTGCAGCTTGAGCACGCGCTCGCGCTCGGCCACGTAGCGGCCGGCGCGATGATGGAATTCGGCGCTGCTCATCGGATGCTGGAACTCCTCCTGGCGCGCGATCTGGCGGAAGAAGGCGTCGGTCGAGAGCAGCACGCGGTAGTCGAAAAAGATGTCGTAGATCCTGACCACGCCGGCTTCGCGCAGCGCGACGTCGTCGGCCTCGGCCGATCCCTGGAACATCTTGAGGCCCAGGGCAAAGTGCGTGTCGTGATAGAGGTTGGCGCCGGTGGACACCGCCCAATCGACGAAGCCGTTTTCGATAAGCGGAATCAGACAGGACATCCCGAGCCCTGCGGGGGTCAGCGCGCCGGTGATGCTCATCCCGACGACCACGTCGGGCTCGAGCATTTTTTCGACGAACAGGCGGCAAGCCTCGCGCAACCGCCGCCCGTTGTAGGCAAGGAACGACGCGTCGATCAGGTCGGCCGCGGTCATGTCGCCGGTGACTCCGGCAGGGTTGATCGGCGCTCCGCCGATTCTTGGTTTACGTGATGCCATCGACATTCCCGGGATGATTTTACCGTCGCGCGGAGCGAGCGCCGCGTCCGCCGCGCTCAGTCCCTGCGGGGCGCGCTCGCGCCCGCCCTCCAGCGCAGAAATCCTATCCGCCTGCGCTCCGCAAAGCCATCGCGCCGCAGTTTGCCACACCATCGGCGAGCATTTAAAATTGCGCCGGGGACCAGATTTCATCCGCCGATAATCTCGCGCAACCCTCCGGGAGACCGCCGATGGCGATAATTGCGATGAGTCAGCAGCTCGGGTCGAGGGGCTACGACCTCGGCCGGCTCGTGGCCAAACGGCTGGGCTACCGCTTCGTGAGCAGAGAAGATCTGATCACGCAGGTTTCTCGCGATTACAACGTCACCCCCGACCAACTGGTCGTGCTCGACGAACGCCAGCCGCATTTCTGGTCGCGACTCAAGACCGAGGGCGAGCGCTTCGCGTCGTTCTTTCGCGCGACCCTGCTGCGCGAGATGGCGCAGGACCGCCTGGTGACCATCAGTCCCTCGGCGCCGGTCTTTTTGCCGCCCTACGGATGCGGGGTCAAGGTCCGCACCGTCGGACCCTTCGACGAACGGGTAAAGGCGGTGTGCGAGCTGGAGAATCTCACCCCGATCGCGTCCCAGCGCCGCGTGCGCGACGCCGACCGCGAGGTGCGTGCGCGTATCCAGACCCTGATGAGCGTCGATATCGACGACCCGGCCTCCTACGACCTGGTGATCAACGGCTACGGCGCGCCGCTGGAGATCGCGGCCGCGGGCCTTGCCGCCTGCGCCGAGCAGATTGACGCGCGTATCGGCGCGCAGGAGTGGCAGCAGATGCGCGACGCAGCGACCGCGGCCCAGGTGCGCGCCGCCTGCCACGCCCATCCCAAGCTCGGACATGCGCCGATCGAAGTGCTTTGCACCAAAGGCGCCGTGCAGGTGCGCGGTCCGGGTCTGGTGCCGCCGTGGGACGATCTCGCCAACCAGGTCGCAAGCAAGATCGAGGGCGTGCGCTCGGTGGCCGTCGAAGCCGACGCGACTCCGACCCCGGTCCGTCCCGACTGAAACCGCTTCAGTTAGTGCGCAAACTGATCCTCTTCCTCGCGACCGGCTTTTATAGCGGTTACGCGCCGTATGCTCCGGGCACGGCCGGCTCGGTCGTGGGACTCGTGCTGGCAGTGGGGGTGACCGTACCGCTTGCCCGCCGCTCTCCACTCGCCGCGCTCGCGCTTATCGCGGCGCTGTTCGCGATCGGATGCTGGGTCTCGGGACGCGCCGAGGCGCTGCTCCATCAGCACGACAGTTCACACATCGTGATTGATGAAATAGTCGGAATGGCGCTAACGATGTATCTCTCTCCGGCGGGGGACTGGATGACGTACGGCGCGGGCTTTTTGCTCTTTCGCCTGTTCGACGTGCTGAAGCCCGAGCCCGCCGGGCTGGTGGATCGCCGGATGCGCGGAGGCGTCGCGGTGATGCTTGACGATATAGTAGCGGCCATATATGCGAACCTCGTGCTGCATGCGCTGGCGCTGGCAGTTGCGCTTTAGCGCGGCGGATTCTTGCACGGCCCGGCTCGCTCGGGCCGAGGGAGCTATCGATGATTCAAAAGGCGGTCATTCTCTCCACCGGCGACGAAATCACCGCCGGCCGGATCGTGGATACCAACTCCAACTACATCGCCGACAAGCTCGCCGAAGTCGGCCTCGAGGTCGCCGCCGTGCTGACCGTCGGCGACGTTCCCGAGCGCCTGGAGTGGGCCTGGAAAACCGCGATGGCGATGGCCGACGTGGTCATCTCGACCGGCGGAATCGGGCCGACCGCCGACGACCTGACCAACGAGACGGTCGCGCGCATCACCGGCAAAAAGCTGGTGCGCGATCAGGAAAGCGTCGATCACATGACGCGCATCTTCGCCTCGATCAACCGCGTGATGCCCGAGAACAACCTCAAGCAGGCCGACCTGCCCGACACCTCCGTGATCGTGCGCAATCCACTCGGCACCGCGCCGGGCTTCCGGATGGCGGTGCCGCAGGCCGGCGGCCATATCTGCCACCTGGTCGTGCTTCCCGGTGTGCCGCGCGAGATGAAGCCGATGATGGAAGACACCGTGCTGCCGTGGCTCAGGAGCAATCGCGGCACGGACACGATCTTTGCCGTGCGCGTCTTCCAGACTTTCGGCATCAGCGAATCCGGACTCGACGAAGCGGTCGCGGGACTTATCAAGCCCGAGGAGGCGCGCGTGGCCTTCCGCGCAGCCTTCCCCCAGATCTCGCTGCGCGTAACCGTCGAGGGCAGGCCCGGCGAGGCCGATCGCAAGCTCGACGAACTGAGCGAGCGCGTGCGCGGGCGAATCGCGAACTTCATCTACGCCGAGGGCGACGCCTCGATGGAGGAGGTGATCGCGCGGCTGTTCACCGAGCGCGGGCTCAAGCTCGCGGTCGCCGAATCCTGCACCGGCGGCCTTATCGGCCATCGCATCACCAACGTCGCCGGCTCGTCGAAATATTTCGTCGGCGACTTCGTGACCTACTCCAACAGCCTCAAGACCGGCCTGCTCGGCGTGCGCGAGGAAACGCTCAAGGCGCACGGCGCGGTGAGCGAGCAATGCGTGCTCGAGATGGCGGCCGGCGCGCGCGAGCGCGCGGGCGCCGACGTCGCGATCGCCACCTCGGGCGTCGCCGGGCCCGAGGGCGGCACCGCGGCACATCCGGTGGGCACGGTATGCCTGGGGCTGGTCGGGAGCAGCGGAGTAAAAGCCGCGCGCCGCTATCAACTGCGCGGTAATCGCGACTGGATAAAAACCCTCACCGGGCAGGTCGCGCTCGACTGGCTGCGCCGCTATGCGCTGGGATTGCCGATCGGCGACGCCACGCTGTTCCGCCGCTAGCCCTGCCGGTTTCGCCGGACTCCCGAGCCATCTCCGTGGCTTCGGACCGCGATGCGCGCGCGCCTTGACTTCGGCTCGCGTTGGCATCATTGGAAAGGGTGTTGGGAATGGAAGGTGGCGATGGATGTTGGGCGGCCCGTAGCGCCGCCGGTTACGAACTCAATGGTCCCTTGCGGGGAGGGACGATGACGCAGTACTGGCCATTCTCGAGCCTGATCCGGCACGGCGCGTTGCGCGAGCGGCTGATCGTATCGCTCGATCTCGGCACTCCTGCTGAGGCGCTGCGACTGGTCGATGAGCTGGCGC
Coding sequences within it:
- a CDS encoding DUF1646 family protein, giving the protein MSPAAAVVLLGLLLLGPVVSRTIEERIEIFFLAMGLISMTLARAWRWEVVGRAARVPLWITLAVIVADVVFGRVRGSLDRALGWMQARIARPLLCGGAALAIGLLSAILTAVVAALMLTELIELMRLGPGARTKVAVAGCFVIGLGSALTPLGGPLSTLAASGLGLDFGGLFAMLAPYVLPGMLACAIAAALFAMGDDGFDAAAGAPTVVLVRESVVLALLRGLEVYCFIAGLVLVGEAFAPLAARYVPMLGHSALFWANSVSAAMDNATLVALEMHPMDPARAREAIVALLVAGGMLIPGNIPNIVAAGALRIGAAAWAKIGVPMGLALLGIYFALLRTVG
- a CDS encoding acyl-CoA dehydrogenase family protein — its product is MDFDLTGAQREIVEGVRAMCARFTDEYWRAKDAAHEFPHDFYQAVAKAGYLGVAIPEEYGGSGLGITEAALVMREVAYAGAMNAASAIHLSIFGLTPIVLHGSEEMKRRHLPRVVSGELHAAFAVTEPDAGNDITHIKTFARREGDNYVINGRKVFTTKAQEAHKMLLLTRTTPFEQAAKKTEGMSLFFADLDRDAIEVRELLKLGRHAVDTNMLFIDNLKVSAADLIGEEGKGFRYLIDGLNPERILIASEAIGIGRAAVDKAVRYAKERIVFGRPIGQNQAIAHPLADAYAKLEVAELMMMKAAWLFDHRKPCGPEANIAKLRAAEAGFEACDRAVQTLGGYGYMREYDVERYFRECRMLKIAPVSQEMVLNTISEHVLHLPRSY
- a CDS encoding FxLYD domain-containing protein; protein product: MRKGTLFILLGAMAFAAIVFVLLTRTQPVKVLDSHFEHEGDSVFVSGDLRNTGAKPATLDLEIHYYDSAGRPLGEDRMQVGPLEAGAERHFRGPAHVPGTVANFSLYLNQGRNPYGN
- a CDS encoding helix-turn-helix transcriptional regulator, whose translation is MAKANQRTFGAVIRERRRRLDLTQEEVARRIRTSTPYIGHLESGKRHPSEKVIARLSDVLGLQSRELFLLANPRARDLLSSANSGGGGNHRSVWEEFRNDERLRRAHSISAEEMDVLGRVAAMGEAHSPRDFIYILNAIRHALSH
- a CDS encoding ACS family MFS transporter — its product is MPESLSAEAAVAMAARWPRRYTVIVLFALSTVLCYVDRVNISIAIIPLAHAKGYSDAERGLILSSFFWGYLWFQLPGGLLADRFGGKRVLGAGVALWSVATFLTPLATVSFGLLLLMRGALGAGEAVNFPAIHSIAARWTPSSERARAISLHLSGTALGTIVALLASPPIIIAFGWEAVFYISGLIGLAWLAVWWWKADDRPEDSSGVTPGELAEIRAGRQDVGAAEAIPWGEICREPAVWAIVMAHLCNNYGFYILLLWLPSYLDQTFHVPLRDLGVMAVMPYVGAFVISNCSGWLADSLQRRGMRMTAVRKTLVTIAFGLASLAVCAMPLAHTATQAVVLATLAVSGGSIGLGGWGVNHLDVAPRYAGILMGISNTFATLPGIVGVAATGFIVQATGSYSDVFYIAAAVYLAGLVAFDVWGSGERKI
- a CDS encoding 3'(2'),5'-bisphosphate nucleotidase CysQ, with product MSARERHVTKRAPGGELASEVEHARAGALEAGEILRRHFRDGGYEVGSKGRDNPVTSADLEADAALREHLRGAFPDYGWLSEETADNAERLARRRVWIVDPLDGTKEFIKGLPEFVVAIALAEDGVPVLGVTYNPISNELFWAARGAGCFLGDRPVHVTDAAGLAGSVVLASRSETARGEWGAYKDTIVAKPIGSVAYKLALVAAGQADATFTATPKSEWDIASGAALIAEAGGLMTDIHGHPIRFNRKHVKLDGFVAAGPALHAALSRLVIKK
- the speY gene encoding deoxyhypusine synthase, with product MKSGPRRNFKCSPMVWQTAARWLCGAQADRISALEGGRERAPQGLSAADAALAPRDGKIIPGMSMASRKPRIGGAPINPAGVTGDMTAADLIDASFLAYNGRRLREACRLFVEKMLEPDVVVGMSITGALTPAGLGMSCLIPLIENGFVDWAVSTGANLYHDTHFALGLKMFQGSAEADDVALREAGVVRIYDIFFDYRVLLSTDAFFRQIARQEEFQHPMSSAEFHHRAGRYVAERERVLKLQSRSMLAAAHRCGVPIYTSSPGDSSIGMNLALLEVEGYGLRLDPLADVNETASIVYAAKAAGMKSAVFILGGGSPKNFVLQTEPQIQEVMGVAEKGHDYFLQVTDARPDTGGLSGATPSEAVSWGKIDPNRLPDSVVCYVDSTVALPLITAYALARRKPRKQRRLYDEREAMSARLRTAYERVRRKRLRRGES
- a CDS encoding cytidylate kinase-like family protein — translated: MAIIAMSQQLGSRGYDLGRLVAKRLGYRFVSREDLITQVSRDYNVTPDQLVVLDERQPHFWSRLKTEGERFASFFRATLLREMAQDRLVTISPSAPVFLPPYGCGVKVRTVGPFDERVKAVCELENLTPIASQRRVRDADREVRARIQTLMSVDIDDPASYDLVINGYGAPLEIAAAGLAACAEQIDARIGAQEWQQMRDAATAAQVRAACHAHPKLGHAPIEVLCTKGAVQVRGPGLVPPWDDLANQVASKIEGVRSVAVEADATPTPVRPD
- a CDS encoding phosphatidylglycerophosphatase A produces the protein MRKLILFLATGFYSGYAPYAPGTAGSVVGLVLAVGVTVPLARRSPLAALALIAALFAIGCWVSGRAEALLHQHDSSHIVIDEIVGMALTMYLSPAGDWMTYGAGFLLFRLFDVLKPEPAGLVDRRMRGGVAVMLDDIVAAIYANLVLHALALAVAL
- a CDS encoding competence/damage-inducible protein A; amino-acid sequence: MIQKAVILSTGDEITAGRIVDTNSNYIADKLAEVGLEVAAVLTVGDVPERLEWAWKTAMAMADVVISTGGIGPTADDLTNETVARITGKKLVRDQESVDHMTRIFASINRVMPENNLKQADLPDTSVIVRNPLGTAPGFRMAVPQAGGHICHLVVLPGVPREMKPMMEDTVLPWLRSNRGTDTIFAVRVFQTFGISESGLDEAVAGLIKPEEARVAFRAAFPQISLRVTVEGRPGEADRKLDELSERVRGRIANFIYAEGDASMEEVIARLFTERGLKLAVAESCTGGLIGHRITNVAGSSKYFVGDFVTYSNSLKTGLLGVREETLKAHGAVSEQCVLEMAAGARERAGADVAIATSGVAGPEGGTAAHPVGTVCLGLVGSSGVKAARRYQLRGNRDWIKTLTGQVALDWLRRYALGLPIGDATLFRR